One Brassica napus cultivar Da-Ae chromosome C2, Da-Ae, whole genome shotgun sequence DNA window includes the following coding sequences:
- the LOC106381872 gene encoding vesicle-associated protein 2-1: protein MSGVGENQLISIVPDELKFLFELEKQSYCDLKVANKTEDYVAFKVKTTSPKKYFVRPNTGVIQPWDSCIIRVTLQAQREYPPDMQCKDKFLLQSTIVPPHTDVDDLPQDTFTKDSGKTLTECKLKVSYISPSTTQRSSESGATNGDGNGSETISTIQRLKEERDAAVKQTQQLQHELEMVKRRRNQSNSGLSLKLAALVGLIGLIIGFILKLTLASPT from the exons ATGTCTGGCGTTGGCGAGAACCAGCTCATCTCCATTGTACCTGATGAACTCAAATTCCTTT TTGAACTTGAGAAACAGAGCTACTGTGATCTCAAAGTTGCCAACAAAACTGAGGACTATGTTGCTTTCAAG GTGAAAACAACATCTCCAAAAAAGTATTTTGTAAGACCCAACACTGGTGTCATTCAGCCTTGGGACTCCTGCATCATTAGAG TTACTCTACAAGCGCAAAGGGAGTATCCTCCAGATATGCAGTGCAAAGACAAGTTTCTCCTTCAAAGTACCATTGTACCTCCACACACTGATGTTGATGACCTTCCTCAAGACACT TTCACCAAGGACAGTGGGAAAACATTAACAGAGTGTAAGCTTAAGGTCTCGTATATCTCCCCGTCTACAACCCAAAGATCCTCTGAATCTGGAGCAACCAATGGTGATGGAAACGGCTCTGAAACCATCTCT ACTATACAGCGGCTGAAGGAAGAGCGAGATGCAGCTGTTAAGCAAACACAACAGCTGCAGCATGAATTG GAGATGGTGAAGAGACGAAGAAACCAGAGTAACAGCGGGTTATCCTTGAAGTTGGCAGCTTTGGTTGGACTCATCGGACTCATCATCGGTTTCATCCTAAAACTCACCTTAGCTTCTCCCACATAA